One Misgurnus anguillicaudatus chromosome 22, ASM2758022v2, whole genome shotgun sequence DNA segment encodes these proteins:
- the LOC129441102 gene encoding putative defense protein 3: MSCCFLAEMDVLILGFIVLQVFTCATCYPNGAPASACVDMMPKHADVQPQPSTAPYTILLSSTSFQTGKPITVVIKGPDYQGVLLEARSGSDTKAIGTWQTPPANTKFLACAGNPQGAITHANTNIKDSNTIYTWIPPAAASNVYFMATVAQQRTVYWLNVKSANLTQGSGGGTQLNVSNSAETKKAVTFFILVLLFIALLANLQ, from the exons ATGagctgttgttttttagcagaaATGGATGTCCTGATCTTGGGGTTTATCGTACTGCAGGTTTTCACATGTGCTACTTGTTATCCAAATGGTGCACCAGCTTCAGCGTGTGTGGATATGATGCCAAAACATGCAGACGTACAACCGCAGCCTTCAACTGCTCCATACACCATCCTTCTCAGCAGCACAAGTTTTCAAACTGGAAAACCTATCACAG tcgtaaTTAAAGGTCCAGACTATCAGGGTGTGCTACTGGAGGCTCGATCCGGCTCTGATACCAAAGCAATAGGAACCTGGCAGACGCCTCCAGCCAACACAAAGTTCTTAGCG TGTGCAGGAAACCCACAGGGCGCCATTACTCATGCCAACACCAATATTAAAGACAGCAACACCATCTATACCTGGATTCCACCTGCTGCAGCCTCCAATGTTTACTTTAT GGCCACAGTAGCTCAACAGCGCACCGTTTACTGGCTCAATGTGAAGTCTGCTAATCTAACCCAAG GCAGTGGAGGAGGAACTCAGCTTAATGTTTCTAATAGCGCTGAAACAAAGAAGGCGGTGACTTTTTTCATACTCGTCCTTCTTTTCATCGCCCTGCTGGCAAATCTTcaataa
- the LOC129441101 gene encoding ADP/ATP translocase 1: MSEAAIISFAKDFLTCGIAATISETTVAPLERVKLLLQVQHASKQITADKQYKGIIDCAVRIPKEQGFLAFWRGNTANVIRYFPTQALNFAFKDKYRKIFLDGVDKHTQFWTYFAGNLAAGGAAGATSMCFVYPLDFARTRLAADVGKGAADREFTGLGNCLAKIYRSDGLKGLYQGFNVSMQGIIIYRAAYFGLYDTTKGMLPDPENAHIVVSWTIAQSVTIISGFISYPYDMVRRRMMMQSGLKGADIMYNGTIDCWRKIARDEGLKAFYKGGWSNVLRGVGGALVLVLYDEFKKVI, from the exons ATGAGCGAAGCTGCGATCATCTCGTTCGCCAAGGATTTCCTGACCTGCGGAATCGCCGCCACAATCTCAGAGACCACCGTCGCTCCGCTCGAGAGAGTCAAACTGCTGCTACAG GTCCAACATGCCAGCAAGCAGATAACAGCAGACAAACAATACAAAGGTATCATTGACTGTGCAGTGCGTATTCCCAAAGAGCAGGGCTTCTTAGCCTTCTGGAGAGGTAATACGGCCAATGTTATCAGGTATTTCCCAACACAGGCCCTCAACTTTGCTTTCAAAGACAAGTACAGGAAAATCTTCCTGGATGGCGTTGACAAGCACACTCAGTTTTGGACTTATTTTGCCGGTAACCTCGCTGCCGGTGGTGCGGCCGGGGCCACGTCGATGTGTTTCGTTTACCCGCTCGACTTTGCTCGAACTCGCTTGGCTGCCGATGTCGGCAAGGGTGCTGCAGATAGAGAATTCACGGGCCTCGGCAACTGTTTAGCGAAGATCTACAGGTCTGACGGTCTGAAGGGTTTGTACCAGGGCTTCAACGTTTCCATGCAGGGCATCATTATCTACAGAGCGGCTTACTTCGGCCTTTATGACACCACCAAAG GCATGCTTCCTGACCCCGAAAACGCACACATTGTGGTGAGCTGGACGATCGCTCAGAGCGTGACTATCATCTCTGGTTTTATATCATATCCCTATGACATGGTTCGCCGGCGTATGATGATGCAGTCTGGACTTAAAGGAG cTGACATTATGTACAACGGCACCATAGACTGCTGGAGGAAGATCGCACGTGATGAGGGCCTGAAGGCTTTCTATAAGGGTGGCTGGTCCAATGTGTTGCGAGGGGTGGGTGGTGCCCTTGTGTTGGTGCTGTATGATGAGTTCAAGAAGGTCATTTAA